Proteins encoded by one window of Salvia splendens isolate huo1 chromosome 7, SspV2, whole genome shotgun sequence:
- the LOC121810572 gene encoding uncharacterized protein LOC121810572, whose protein sequence is MDDQGADEARKGSPALVRDAQHGQEQAASGSKEQGDGSKLNGRLTAGEKDKKVNETEPKKSKSSIPNDIPPPPYPFTRKKRVRQEKSFEWMMNVIRKVNVDISLVDLFTNFLRFSKFFKDMMANKEKLQDEGIVALSMNCSQLISGIMPTKKRDPGGCIIPCEIGNTIFTKCLLDQGSGISLMALKTARAIGLEERMEPIDITLQLADHSIVKPIGIVEDVLVKIDKFIIPVDFIVLDMPEDREVPILFGRPFLATGDVLFGAKNNSVTFRINGEQLTINVEKAYFGGESGKEAREVVTLESPKV, encoded by the exons ATGGACGAccaag gggcggacgaggcaCGTAAGGGAAGTCCCGCGTTGGTGCGGGAtgcccaacatggtcaagaacaggctgcatcCGGCAGCAAGGAACAAGGCGATGGATCTAAGTTAAATGGAAGACTTACAGCAGGAGAGAAAGACAAAAAGGTCAATGAGACAGAACCTAAGAAGAGCAAGTCCAGTATTCCTAATGACATTCCACCGCCTCCATATCCATTCACGAGAAAGAAGCGAGTGCGGCAAGAAAAGAGTTTtgagtggatgatgaatgtgattAGAAAGGTGAATGTAGACATCTCATTGGTGGATCTTTTCACCAATTTCCTGAGATTCTCCAAGTTCTTCAAAGACATGATGGCGAACAAGGAGAAACTTCAGGATGAGGGGATTGTGGCAttgagcatgaattgctcaCAGCTGATATCTGGAATCATGCCGACGAAGAAAAGAGATCCAGGAGGTTGCATCATACCATGTGAAATTGGTAACACGATTTTCACAAAGTGTTTATTGGACCAAGGTTCAGGGATCTCACTTATGGCATTGAAAACTGCTCGTGCCATTGGTTTGGAGGAAAGAATGGAGCCTATCGACATCACTCTACAATTGGCTGACCACTCCATAGTGAAGCCCATTGGAATTGTTGAGGATGTCTTGGTTAAAATCGATAAGTTCATCATTCCCGTTGATTTTATTGTGCTCGACATGCCAGAAGATAGAGAAGTGCCAATTTTGTTTGGTAGACCATTTCTAGCAACGGGGGATGTATTGTTTGGAGCAAAGAATAACTCTGTTACATTCagaattaatggtgagcaaCTGACCATCAATGTTGAGAAGGCCTATTTTGGTGGTGAAAGTGGTAAGGAAGCAAGAGAGGTGGTCACACTAGAGAGTCCGAAAGTGTAG